TCCGTTTTTATATAAATCTGTTATCTCACCGGTAGAACTAATAATCCACTCTTCTGTAATATATTTATTATAGAGTGTTTCTGCTGTTTCCGGAGTAGATTCAATATCGGTAGATGCTAAGATTGCCGACATTTTTTCGTTTTTCACGTTCTGTAATTGCTTATCCTTTAACAATGTTGCAGCAGTAGATAACACCGCAGCCACAATGATAACCATTACAGAGGCATAAATAAAAATATATGTATTACTATTTGTATTCATTTTCTATAATTTTAATGGTTAGACAGCAATTTGTTTTGCACGTTTATTTCTACGTTTTATATTTCCTTGTACTACATAATGGTCTATTAATGGAGCAAACACATTTAAAAGTAATATAGACAACATCATTCCTTCGGGATAAGCAGGATTTAATACCCGAATAAGAACTGCCATAACACCTATAAGAAAACCATAAATATATTTACCCTTATTAGTTTGTGCAGCTGTAACAGGATCTGTAGCCATAAACACAGCTCCAAAAGCAAATCCTCCTAAAATTAAATGGTAATATGCAGGAACATCATTCATATACACATTAGCACCAACTTGGTTAAATAAAAATCCCATAACAAAACCACCAACAAACACACTAAACATAACGCGCCAACTGGCTATTCCTGTCCATAATAAAATAACGGCACCTATTAAAATTGCAAAGGTTGACGTTTCACCCACCGAACCGGGTAAAAAACCAAAAAAAGCATCAGATACAGAAGGTAAGTCAACACTATCTGTTGCAGTCATTAGATGTCCTAAAGGAGTTGCACCGGAAAAAGCATCAGCTTTTTCGGATATCCACACTTTATCGCCCGACATTTGAGAAGGATACGCAAAGAAAAGAAATGCTCTTGCCAATAATGCAGGATTCATAATATTCATTCCCGTTCCTCCAAATACTTCTTTACCAATAATTACAGCAAAGATTGTAGCTAAAGCAACCATCCATAAAGGAGTGGTTACAGGAACAATAAGTGGAATTAAGAAACCTGAAACAAGATAACCCTCATTCACTTCGTGCCCACGCATTTGAGCAAACACAAATTCAGTTCCTAATCCTACAACATATGATACAATAACCAATGGGAGTACCCACCAAATACCATACATAAAGTTCGTTAGTATATCTGCATCAACCCCTATTGATAAATTATGTTGATATCCAACATTCCATGTTCCAAAAAGGAAAGCCGGTACTAATGCTATAACAACCATAAACATGGTTCTTTTAAGATCTATTGCATCACGTATATGACTTCCTTTTTTTGTTACCGTATTTGGAACAAATAAGAAAGTTTCAAATGCTTCAAAAGTTGAAAGCATATAATGGAACCTTCCTCCTTTCTCAACATTTGGCTTAATTTTATCTAAATATTTTCGTAAAGCTTTCATTTAGCGTTTAGTTTTTCTATTAACTCATTTCTTTTCTTAAAAACTCAAGACCTTCTGCCACTATCGACTGAATTTCAATTTTCGATGTGCTGATAAATTCTATCAAAGCAAAGTCTTCGGCAGCTACCTCATAAATCCCTAAATTCTCCATCAAATCAATATTCTGACTCATAATAGCTTTTATCAACTGCATAGGATAAATATCAAAAGGAAATACTTTCTCAAACTGACCTGTCATTACAAAAGCTCTAACACCACCGTTAAGATTAGTGTCTAAACGATATTCTTTTTTAGGCATCAGCCAAGAAAATAAAGAACGGAAGTAACTAAACTTATTTAGATTAGGCGTTATCCAACCTATAAACTGATAATAATCTCCTTCCGGAATAACACTTAACTGATTATCGTAAAAACTAAGATATCCACCGGATTCAATCTGTGTACCGGTAAGAGGGTTTCCACTGATAAAGCGTAAATTCCCTTCGGTAATATTATTGGTAATCATATCTTTAATAGAAACCCCAACTTTAGCTTTATAATAATGAGGCTTTAAAATTTCCGAACCGGCAACTGCAAAAAGCTTTTCAGGAATATATTTACCTTTTAAAAATAAGTTTCCAATAGTTACAACATCCTGAGCATTAACCATCCACACTACTTCGCCCTTATTAATAGGATCAATAGCTGCTATTTGAGCACCAATCATACTTGCCGGATATTTACCTTCAATCAGATTAATGTTAACATTTTTTGCATTTAATAAGACCTCCGTTTTAGTGTCTTTAGCATTTAAGTTCAGATGTACTTTCCCCTTGCTTAATTTTATCAATGCGTCCAAACCTGTTTGAAATGCCTCTCCTTTTCCTTGCAAAACAAAGTCGTAGTCTATTGCCAATGGTCCATTATCGAAGCCCGAAATAAAAATGGCTTTTGGACTTACTGTTGGATCGGCAATTGTTGAATAAGGACGTTGACGAATGCTAGACCATAAACCACTTTGTAATAATTTTTCCACTATGGCTTCGCGATCTAAACTTACCGGATTAGCAGCTCCGAAATCTACATATTCATTCTTCTCGTCTGCCTCAATTCGTATTTCTAACAATACACGTTTAGCTCCACGCTTAATTCCTGTAATTATACCGCTCACAGGCGATGTAAACTGAATATTTTCACGATATTTATCATAAAATACCGGACTTCCAGCTTTAACTTTATCGCCTTCTTTCACGTTCAATTTTGGAAATACGCCAATAAAATCGGTAGGTTTTAATGCATACTTCAAAGAGCCAAGTTCACTAAGCTTTCTATCAGCTTCTCCCTGAAGTTTTATCGTCAAACCTTTTTTAATTTTAATTACTTCTGACATAAATTTATTTGACTGAAATTAGTATTGATTAATTTTAAAATTCTTGAATTTTAGTACTAAAAATATT
The sequence above is drawn from the Bacteroidales bacterium genome and encodes:
- a CDS encoding NADH:ubiquinone reductase (Na(+)-transporting) subunit B, which encodes MKALRKYLDKIKPNVEKGGRFHYMLSTFEAFETFLFVPNTVTKKGSHIRDAIDLKRTMFMVVIALVPAFLFGTWNVGYQHNLSIGVDADILTNFMYGIWWVLPLVIVSYVVGLGTEFVFAQMRGHEVNEGYLVSGFLIPLIVPVTTPLWMVALATIFAVIIGKEVFGGTGMNIMNPALLARAFLFFAYPSQMSGDKVWISEKADAFSGATPLGHLMTATDSVDLPSVSDAFFGFLPGSVGETSTFAILIGAVILLWTGIASWRVMFSVFVGGFVMGFLFNQVGANVYMNDVPAYYHLILGGFAFGAVFMATDPVTAAQTNKGKYIYGFLIGVMAVLIRVLNPAYPEGMMLSILLLNVFAPLIDHYVVQGNIKRRNKRAKQIAV
- a CDS encoding Na(+)-translocating NADH-quinone reductase subunit A — its product is MSEVIKIKKGLTIKLQGEADRKLSELGSLKYALKPTDFIGVFPKLNVKEGDKVKAGSPVFYDKYRENIQFTSPVSGIITGIKRGAKRVLLEIRIEADEKNEYVDFGAANPVSLDREAIVEKLLQSGLWSSIRQRPYSTIADPTVSPKAIFISGFDNGPLAIDYDFVLQGKGEAFQTGLDALIKLSKGKVHLNLNAKDTKTEVLLNAKNVNINLIEGKYPASMIGAQIAAIDPINKGEVVWMVNAQDVVTIGNLFLKGKYIPEKLFAVAGSEILKPHYYKAKVGVSIKDMITNNITEGNLRFISGNPLTGTQIESGGYLSFYDNQLSVIPEGDYYQFIGWITPNLNKFSYFRSLFSWLMPKKEYRLDTNLNGGVRAFVMTGQFEKVFPFDIYPMQLIKAIMSQNIDLMENLGIYEVAAEDFALIEFISTSKIEIQSIVAEGLEFLRKEMS